The following are from one region of the Ruficoccus sp. ZRK36 genome:
- a CDS encoding gamma carbonic anhydrase family protein: MTHLERLEHYLNQEPSIDDSAFVHPSAVVMGAVTLAPKSSIWPCVVLRGDINTIEIGEGSNVQDGSVVHLADDFGVKVGKYVTIGHMAMIHACTIEDECLIGMHATILDGAVIGARSIIGAGALVTKNTHVPPGSLVLGSPAKVVKTLSEEQQAGIRHWAEKYVEVGAFHKAKLKQQ, translated from the coding sequence ATGACCCATCTGGAACGCCTGGAACACTACCTTAATCAGGAACCGTCCATCGACGATAGCGCCTTCGTACACCCGAGCGCAGTCGTCATGGGCGCGGTCACCCTCGCCCCCAAGAGCAGCATCTGGCCCTGCGTGGTCCTGCGCGGCGATATTAACACGATCGAAATCGGCGAGGGCAGCAACGTGCAGGACGGCTCCGTCGTGCACCTGGCGGATGACTTTGGGGTCAAGGTCGGCAAGTACGTCACCATCGGCCACATGGCGATGATCCACGCCTGCACGATCGAGGACGAGTGCCTGATCGGCATGCATGCCACCATCCTTGACGGGGCCGTCATCGGCGCCCGCTCCATCATCGGCGCGGGTGCGCTGGTGACCAAGAACACCCACGTACCGCCCGGCTCGCTCGTGCTCGGCTCCCCCGCCAAGGTCGTCAAGACCCTCTCCGAGGAGCAGCAGGCAGGCATCCGCCACTGGGCCGAAAAATACGTCGAGGTCGGCGCCTTCCATAAGGCGAAGCTCAAACAGCAGTAG
- a CDS encoding succinylglutamate desuccinylase/aspartoacylase family protein, producing MAYTGPALNLIEFERDWEPAAQKAGLRTGTFGQSEGLSLPYAWREPAPGAPWLYLSAGIHGDEPAGALALLAFLQEGLLPARVGVVAFPLLNPEGLRANTREHPQYGDLNRDYRAFNSPHMRAHRDCLQALGHTYALAVCLHEDWESAGYYIYEHVEGNRPGLGRKMLDAVEPICGIDRAPVIEDRRADDGLITSAPGTVTPEDLDGGWAEALYLGEGLCPEVYTLEAPSDQDLDVRVRAHLAALKVAAAAECLRGH from the coding sequence ATGGCCTATACCGGACCCGCCCTTAATCTCATCGAATTTGAACGCGACTGGGAACCTGCCGCCCAGAAGGCGGGTTTGCGGACGGGTACGTTCGGCCAGTCCGAGGGGCTAAGCCTGCCGTATGCCTGGCGTGAACCGGCCCCCGGCGCACCATGGCTGTATCTTTCGGCGGGGATTCACGGAGATGAGCCGGCGGGGGCGCTTGCGCTGCTGGCATTCCTTCAAGAAGGGCTCCTGCCCGCCCGTGTTGGGGTGGTGGCCTTTCCGCTGCTAAATCCTGAAGGCCTGCGTGCCAATACCCGTGAGCACCCGCAGTACGGCGACCTCAACCGCGACTACCGGGCATTTAACTCGCCGCACATGCGTGCGCATCGAGACTGCCTCCAGGCGCTGGGCCATACCTACGCGCTCGCGGTCTGTCTGCATGAGGATTGGGAAAGCGCCGGGTACTATATTTATGAACATGTTGAGGGTAACCGTCCCGGCCTGGGTCGTAAGATGTTGGATGCCGTTGAGCCGATTTGTGGCATCGACCGTGCCCCGGTCATTGAGGACCGCCGCGCTGATGATGGTTTGATCACGAGCGCGCCGGGCACGGTCACTCCCGAGGACCTGGACGGCGGCTGGGCCGAGGCCCTTTATCTGGGTGAAGGACTTTGCCCGGAGGTCTACACGCTGGAAGCTCCCAGCGACCAAGACCTCGACGTGCGCGTGCGCGCTCACCTAGCCGCCCTCAAAGTCGCAGCGGCGGCGGAGTGTCTCCGCGGGCACTGA